From a region of the Zingiber officinale cultivar Zhangliang chromosome 10B, Zo_v1.1, whole genome shotgun sequence genome:
- the LOC122029837 gene encoding polygalacturonase-like, which yields MLKTRSMALVFIAELNAMSSTITILLLLALVLCSPADAAFNIADYGAKSDGRTDSSEALLSAWQAACGSTGAATVYVPSGSFLVRRAEFSGPCKSNKIKFQIDGTLVAPSGYGTAGEWLLFDHVEGVTVYGGTIDGRGSSLWACKAAGHGCPAGAYSLVFRNSRGIMISGVTSVNSELYHIVIDNCDGATIQGVRITAPGNSPNTDGIHVQMSSHVTITGAGIRTGDDCISIGPGSTNLWIEQVNCGPGHGISIGSLGKGYDEAGVENVTVKTAVFTGTQNGLRIKTWGRPSEAFVKGVVFEHAVMQNVQNPIIIDQNYCNGNRGCPHQSSGVKISEVTYSDIHGSSATQVAVKLLCSPSNPCTGIGLQDIKLTYGNMPAESSCEHADGSASGYVVPPSCL from the exons ATGCTCAAAACCAGATCCATGGCCTTAGTtttcatagctgaactcaacgcGATGAGCTCCACCATTACCATTCTTCTCCTCCTCGCACTCGTCCTCTGTTCTCCTGCTGACGCCGCGTTCAACATCGCCGACTACGGCGCCAAGTCCGATGGCCGGACGGACTCCTCCGAGGCTTTGCTCAGCGCGTGGCAGGCCGCCTGCGGCTCGACCGGCGCGGCCACTGTCTACGTGCCGTCGGGTTCATTCTTGGTTCGGCGAGCCGAATTCAGCGGCCCTTGCAAGAGCAACAAGATCAAGTTTCAGATTGACGGCACCCTCGTCGCGCCGTCTGGCTACGGCACCGCCGGCGAGTGGCTCTTGTTCGACCACGTGGAGGGCGTGACGGTGTACGGCGGCACCATCGACGGCCGCGGGTCGTCCCTGTGGGCGTGCAAGGCCGCTGGCCACGGCTGCCCCGCCGGCGCCTAC TCGCTGGTGTTTAGGAACTCGAGGGGCATCATGATCAGCGGAGTGACTTCGGTGAACAGCGAGCTGTACCACATTGTGATCGACAACTGCGATGGCGCAACGATCCAGGGCGTGAGGATAACGGCGCCGGGAAACAGCCCCAACACCGACGGCATCCACGTGCAGATGTCGAGCCACGTGACCATCACCGGCGCCGGCATCAGAACCGGCGACGACTGCATCTCCATCGGGCCCGGCAGCACCAACCTCTGGATCGAACAGGTCAACTGCGGCCCCGGCCACGGCATAAG TATCGGGAGTTTGGGGAAGGGGTACGATGAGGCCGGAGTGGAGAACGTGACGGTGAAGACGGCGGTGTTCACCGGAACACAGAACGGGCTGAGGATAAAGACGTGGGGGCGGCCGAGCGAGGCGTTCGTCAAGGGGGTGGTGTTCGAGCACGCGGTGATGCAGAATGTGCAGAACCCGATCATCATCGACCAGAACTACTGCAACGGCAACAGAGGATGCCCCCACCAG AGTTCGGGGGTGAAGATCAGCGAGGTGACGTACAGCGACATCCATGGGTCGTCGGCCACGCAAGTGGCGGTGAAGTTGTTGTGCAGCCCGAGCAACCCGTGCACCGGAATCGGGTTGCAGGACATCAAGCTCACGTATGGGAATATGCCGGCGGAGTCTTCGTGCGAGCACGCCGACGGATCTGCTTCCGGCTACGTGGTGCCGCCGAGTTGCCTTTGA